From a single Brassica napus cultivar Da-Ae chromosome C9, Da-Ae, whole genome shotgun sequence genomic region:
- the LOC106423645 gene encoding uncharacterized protein LOC106423645: MQPTRRISRLSERGTSTPAPSAAGPSGPSRKRIWKQRQEITPPPSSPPAAYTSSSSTDDEVEAFQPKEPRYQASRAIFQARNQENPEMLRSNITPFSSRFVMSNSAERYEKLAPREFVIQQRLDVNDVKRVVVRSGLIYTLIDSDLFHPNVVKEFIANLGTAEDRGNGVAVFLRGSMVDFSPSLINALYLVPGFEEDHDYLAADIDQVCSFLTNNRVQRWETMSSKYLTPTNQVLYKLVCSNWIPTTNYTSMNQERLKFLYMIHHHRSFDFGQMVYDQIISFAANINTDRSRRIIFPTLIQQVIDYQRTVLSFEDDEKYTGYPKLVVKDKKAGIGQGAYSSSVDLLADIERTIADLKSIRIRLRRGKYPQYPRQTPQDEEEDEVELDSEESESF; encoded by the exons ATGCAACCCACCCGAAGAATCTCCCGATTGTCTGAGAGAGGAACATCTACTCCGGCTCCCTCCGCCGCTGGTCCTTCCGGACCTTCCCGCAAACGAATCTGGAAACAACGGCAAGAGATCACTCCGCCGCCGTCTTCTCCGCCTGCTGCATATACGTCTTCCTCATCTACCGACGACGAGGTTGAAGCCTTTCAACCCAAAGAGCCGCGTTATCAAGCAAGCCGTGCTATCTTCCAAGCACGAAATCAAGAGAACCCCGAGATGCTTCGTTCCAACATCACTCCGTTCTCGAGTCGCTTCGTCATGAGCAATTCGGCTGAGAGGTATGAAAAATTGGCTCCACGTGAGTTTGTGATTCAACAGAGGTTAGATGTGAATGATGTGAAACGGGTGGTAGTTAGGTCGGGTTTGATCTACACTCTGATTGATAGTGATCTGTTTCACCCTAATGTGGTGAAAGAGTTTATTGCCAATTTGGGTACTGCTGAAGATAGAGGAAATGGTGTTGCTGTGTTTCTTCGTGGGTCTATGGTTGATTTCTCGCCTAGCCTGATTAATGCTCTGTATCTGGTTCCGGGATTTGAAGAAGATCATGACTACTTGGCCGCAGACATTGATCAAGTGTGCTCGTTTCTGACGAATAATCGTGTGCAGCGTTGGGAAACCATGAGCTCCAAGTATCTGACCCCGACGAATCAAGTCCTTTACAAGCTAGTGTGCTCAAATTGGATTCCCACCACCAACTACACGTCAATGAACCAGGAACGACTCaagtttctctacatgattcaTCATCACAGAAGCTTTGACTTTGGTCAGATGGTCTACGATCAAATCATCAGCTTTGCAGCTAACATTAACACTGACAGGTCTCGGAGGATCATTTTCCCTACATTGATTCAGCAAGTTATTGACTATCAACGTACAGTGCTGTcatttgaagatgatgagaagtATACCGGGTATCCGAAGCTGGTTGTCAAAGACAAAAAGGCAGGCATAGGGCAAGGGGCTTACTCAAGCTCCGTGGATCTTCTGGCTGACATTGAGCGAACCATAGCTGATCTTAAAAGCATTCGGATTCGCTTGAGGA GGGGAAAATATCCACAGTATCCTCGTCAAACCCCACAGgatgaggaggaagatgaaGTGGAACTGGATAGTGAAGAGAGTGAGAGTTTCTAA